TGGTTAAATTCAGAGTTGGGCACAAATCTCAAAGAACTACAGGACTGGAGAGGAATTTTCAACTCCGCATGTTCCAATGGGAATCGTCTCGTGGCTCAAGGCTGCTGCAGTCTCTGCTGCTCTCTAGTGAAGAAGGAAGGGTGACTGGGACTGGCCAGATCTGCAGCTGAAACCTGGGGTTTGGATGTGGTTCCACCTAGTGGCAACTCGTTGATTTGCAGGCTAGGAGATTCAGCGAGGTCACTCAGAAAGAGCAGATTACAGAAATAGtctagtcaagtcacatttatttatatagcacatttaaaaaacaactctcattggccaaaggtacacaaaaatgctggagaaactcagcgggtgcagcagcatctatggagcgaaggaaataggcgacgtttcgggccgaaacccttcttcagactgatggggggtgggggggagaaggaaggaaaaagggaggaggaggagcccgagggcggggggatgggaggagacagctcgagggttaaggaaggggaggagacagcaagggctagcaaaactgggagaattcaacgttcatgccatcaggacgcaagctacccaggcggaatatgaggtgctttacatttgttataagaatagtataaacaaacaaactacatacatatatacatatagccctcgctcagtggacgtcaggaaaggcttgggagtatagataagtctttagtcttgacttaaaggagtcgatggagggggcagttctgatgggaagagggatgctgttccacagtctaggagctgcaaccgcaaaggcgcggtcgcccctaagcttatgcctagaccgcgggatattcagcagccccaagtcggccgatctgagggacctggaggtggagtgctgGGTGAGAAGacatttaatgtaggagggggcaagcccattgagggctttgtcgacatagaggagggtcttgaaatgtattcggaactgcacagggagtcagtggagagaggccaggatcggggtgatgtggtcccttttgcgGGTTCCCATCAGGAGTCTCACTGCGGCGTTttagaccagttgcaggcgggacagggaagattggctgatgccagtgtaaagagagttgcagtaatctaggcgggaggagataaatgtgtggatgatcttttcgaggccatcagagtggaggaattgttttattttagctatcgtccgaagctgaaagaagctagcttttaccacggcattgacttgtttgtcaaatttcagtgctgagtcaaatatcacgccgaggtttttgacatgaggtttgagtagtggggtaaggcttgagtttgattgagtccgaggggccgagaaggatgacctcagacttactctcatttagtttagtggaaggtctgggccatccagcactttatatcctcgaggcagcgggtaaggttaagcagatttgattggtttttaaaTAGTAATGAAAAATAGAAATAGGAATAATATATGCAATCAAAAAAAAAGTGTGTATTATCGATAGATCTTGAATCACATTGAAAGGAAGGCTGTTTTATCCAGATGCCCCAATCAACCACTTTTAAAATGAATAATTGTACACTGTGGGGAAGAGCTCTCAGAAGTTGTGTGGTGAATCCCATTCTAGAGACTGGAGCTAGTAATTCAGACTGACCTTCTCATGCCCAGCAGTGCTGAGGGAATGTGGCACTGTTGGAGCAGTTAACTTTTGGGTGAGGCATTAATATCAATGTCCGAGTTAAGGTGGAAGCTATTCAAAGAGCAGGGATTTCTCGAATTAGCATCATTAAAACAAGACTTTGTTTATTGCACCAACCCGTGGAGTCATGCTGAGCACAATTTGGCAGCCATGTTACCAACATTATAACGGTCACTGCATGTCAGTCGGGTCTAGGTATTTGAAGATCCTGAAGAACCGGGTGTAATTGCAGGTCATAGCATCAtagagtcttaagggcctgtcccacgagcatgcgactgcatgtggcaagcacgacctaaagggccggtcccatcagcatgcgcctgcatgcggcaagcgcgacctaacgtggtcgcttgagccgtacggcatgcagcaagcgcgaccaaaccagaagcgggagccgcgctgaggtcgagtgagtgacataccgtcaaggcggctgcgggccggcaggccgttgccacgcggaatttttaaacacggtcagttttttggagccccgcgcgatgtcgggaccatctccgcacaattccatacggctccggcgattgaagtgggaccggcactgcgaggccgtacggctcaagcgaccacgctaggtcacgcttgccgcgtgcaggcgcatgctggtgggaccggccctttaggtcacgcttgccgcatggagtcccatgctcgtgggacaggcccttaacatacagcacagaaacaggcccgccggcccaactcatcctgccaaccaaaatgcccatctaagcttgtcacaGCGgacatatttggcccatatccctctgaatctttccAATGTGTTCTTCTGCAGCTTGGCTTCCTGGTGTTCTTGAAACCAAAGGAAATTGACCTCACAGGAATGGACCATTAGATCCATCCTGTCTGTCCTGGAATGGAAAAGAGCTCCACAGACCAATCCTCCCTTCCAGCATAGTTGTCCATTGCCGTACAGCTTCATACATGTCCACGTGCTGCTTCAAAATGATGAGGGTATCTGCCACTACGGACATctcaggcagtgaattccagaaccCCACCATCCTCGGGGTGAAATATTTTTACTTCTCTAATCTACCAACTCCTTTACATCTATGACCCTTGTTTTTTTATTCTACAGCTAAGGAAAATAAGTCCTTTCAATGTAGTAATGTTATACATCCTAATTCAGTCACCCTTGAGTGGTGGATTTGAAATATTTCCTCCTTCTAcgaatgatgcctgacctgctgagtttttccagtattttctgattAACTTTCAATTTTCCAGCCTGTTAATTTTTTTGATGTTATTATATTGAAAAACAGTTGTCCTTTTTGTTTTATCTTCCACTAGAAAATCCCCACATTTTTTCCCCTGGCACAACGACCGAGTCATCTCCACTTCAATGCCACAGGGACAACCACCACACATCTCCTCAGAATGGAACCAAAGAAGACCTTCCAAATCCCGCTAACGTAATTTTACCTCACGTGGCTGGCGTCTTCCCTTCCAATAGGGATGCTGCTTGCTGTTTGGATGCAAAGGGATTCGCTGAAGTTTCTGAGTGCTATGGTTCAATCCTTGAAGAAGGTGCATCGTTGGAGCAACCTAAATGTGAGCTTATTGGACTCACAGGAGATGACATTCATTCTAGCTCGGCATCAGGATGCCAGAACACTGCAAGGGATCGGACCATGTCAAGCTATGCAGGTTCACCTCAGTTTGAGAGATCAAATGGTCACATGTTAAGAACAGAAAGGCCTTCACAATGTGTAAGGAGAGGCCACATCACTGACTCAAATCAAAATGGGGCCTATGATGACTTTCCTTTGGACTTGACCTCAGCATTGTTGACTGACAATCCTTGTGCAGATAATTTGGCTCCGAAGGGTAGACTTCCCTCATCACTGCCGAATGCCATGATCATCCATTTTTGCCAGTTCTGCAGTCACACAACCCTTTACCCCGAAGTTCTCTTGATGCACCAACGTGTCAACCACAAGATAAATCTCCACATCATCCCTCCTGAACATCTTTCAGGACATGGGTCAAAAGACAAGGTTCATCATGTAGTCGGGGTCAGTGGTGTTCGACGCACTGGGCCTCCTCCCATGCTGAATGGCAAAGAGTGTTCTCCTGTGGCCTTTTCTAGACCAGCTCGCACCCACTCTCCCTCTGTGAGCCAAACAGTAACGCTGAATTCAACTCCTCCATGCTCGGAGACCTCTGGCAAGTCATTTGATTCACCCCAGAGCAGACCTTACACCCAATCTACAGGCAGAACATCTGGGGTCCCAGTTCACGATCCTCACCGGCATCAAAGAGCAAGGAACAGCCATGAACTATGTGGATTTACATCAGGATCGAAAGTGAGACCAAATATCACTTTACAGCAGAAACAAGTTGGTAACTTTGAAAAGAGCTTTTTTAGTTCACCTGCATTTCTGGGATTTGGCATGCCAATTGGGAGAGTAGCAGAAAGCCAAGATATTTTGAAAGAGGCTGTGGGATTTCTGCAGTTTGATGACCAGTGCCAGGCACACCCGCCAAAGGTTCCAGGTGGTCGAGGCATCAAGGACCAAGCCTCGCCCAAGGGTGACCAACATACTCTGTATAAAACCTCCGCGCTGCATCAGCATGAGTGTATCAGCAAGTCAGTAGGTACGAGTAAGCTGGGCTGGCTGGGGAGCCCAGCACGAAATGGGTGGACAGGTGTGCCTTGGCCACATTGCTCAGGACCAGCAAAAGTCTCCACCCTTCAACACTCTGTCAAACGGGGGTCGCCCCTAGGAGCAGGAGATTTGAGCAAACACATGGATCCCTTTCACATGATCACGCCTTACAGAACTCGAGACCTGTCGGCCTTGTTACACAGCTGGAGAGGAGATACTCATCACTTTGTGTGTCCCACAGACAAAGGAGGTTAGTTTTTCAGTTTTTATGGAACTATGGAATAAGCCAGCGAGCATTATGTTTTAAGACAAATGAAATTTCCTACACATGATATACCAAATCATGACAgacatagataaagtgaatgaggggataggcttaaggtgagaggggagagatttaagagggacctcaggggcaacattttcactaagAGGGTACTCTCTATCTGAAAAAGTTAACATAGGGGGCACggtgtgcagtggtagagttgctgccttacagcaccagagacccgggttcgatcctgactatgggtgctgtctgtacggagtttgtacgtggaccttgtggattttccccaggtgcttcagtttcctctcacactccaaagacatatagtttGGAGGTTCatttgcttcagtaaaaattgtaacttgtcgctagtgtgtaggagagtgctagtgtacagggatcattggtcggtgcgtactcattgggtcgaagggcctatttccgcgctgtatatctaaactctaaactaaactaaaaagaggaGTCTATACACGCGGATACAATTAtggctttcaaaagacatttggatagttatatggataggaaggtttataGGGCtaaggaccaaatgcaggcaattgggacAAGTCCAGAATGCcaagttggttggcatggacgaggtgtgccaaagagactgtttccgtgatgtacctCTCCGTGACATTGACACACTGTCTCAACAGTCAAAATTAGATCGATAGCAAACACAAGGAGGATGATGAGTCTCAATAATGGTATAACAGAAATTGTATCACTGCTCTTGGCCACCAGAGGTTCATTTGACATTGATTGTTATTGAATTAGTACTGACAATGTCCAAGATTATTAAggagaaaaagctttcgacaacaACATTGAAATCAATAATGATTTGGGTGTAGGCAGCTGGGTCTAAGTGGATCTAATGTCACAGTTGTACTGAGAGCTGCCAATATTCCTACACTCGAAGCACAAATGatcaaaaatgatttttttacgctAATCCTTATTTTCCTCATTCCTCTGGAGATTCTTGTGTTGCTGTTTATATTCACATCTAGGATCTCAATATGAAACTATGTGATGatgtgggggatggagagagtcTTGCATCCTTATCCCTTTACAAATCCTGTTACTCTGTTAATAGGCAGTTAACGTATAATGTCTGACCCGTTATAATACATTTCAAGTTTCTTCTGTGGTTGCTGTTTCTATGTAAAGATAGTCCTGGAGAATGTTTGTGTATATAGCTCAGGGAAAGGCAGAGCtacggtttgaagaagggtttcggcccgaaacgttgcctatttccttcgctccatagatgctgctgcacccgctgagtttctccagcacttttgtgcacCTATGGTTTTATAAGCATCTTTCACTTTCTTCTCAATGATTACTGCAAATGAAGTGCAAATGTTCTCATTGTGATTGTAGTTTCTAAGACATTATTTTCAGGCCCATCACATTGCCACGAACAGTACCCTTATCATCTGTTTTTTGTGAAATTGAGTGATGTACTTTGACTAGTGAGAACTTCCATGCTTTACTTTGATGTAGTATTGTGGGATCATTTGGATCCAGCTGAGATAGCAGATATGGGTACAATTTCTTCATAAAGGAGGGCAGCTCTGACATTCCATCACCCCCTCTGTTCAGCACAGCACTTAGACGTCTAAAGACCAAatgcaggtaataataataatatattttattgtcattgcacataagcgcaacgagatttggtatgcagcttccatccgatgtcataacttaaataactaataaaatttagatttagataccccgagaacatggatttagataccccgagaccatccgagggagacagtccatggggggtggggagcactcagcagggccggttcagagccgctatagctctgggaatgaagctgttcctgagtctggaggttcgggcgtagaaggccttgtaacgtctgccggagggaagtagttcgaacagtccattacaagggtgtgaggagtctttatggatgctgacggccttcctgaggtagatgccctccaaggctggtagcggtgtcccaataatcttctgcggccAGTAATGGGGCCAGTATTGATAAGTACAGTGGTCAGTATGGacgtgctgggctgaagggcctgtttctgtgtgctACAATTCTTTGACTCTATGGAGCTTTATCCTAGATTTTAGTACTGTCGTTTCTGGGAGTATCACCTGCACTCAGGTTCAAACATTGAGGGCGCCAATATGACAAATATTTCTTCATTAAGTCAAATCGCACAGTTTCAAAACTGGCCAATTTGGCCTCAATTAATCCAAAACTCTGCTCTTTCCATCCAACCTTGAACGTATATATTTTTCACATTTTTATTCAGTTCTCTTCTGAAAGTTCCTGTTGAATCTACTTTCCCTGCCTCTTCATCGATGTTTGTCAGGTTATAGTAACTTGTTGTCTTAAAAATAATTCTCATGCCCACATAAgacagttaaccatataacaattacagcacggaaacaggccatctcgacccttctagtccgtgccgaacacataatctcccctagtcccatatacctgcactcagaccataaccctccattcctttcccatccatataactatccaattgctAGCAAAGAGGGAGTTGCTAGCTATCTCAATTTTGTGTCGTCCAGTATTCAACCTGTTATCAATTAGTCACCTCCTTGGAATGGAAACGTTTAAGGGGAAATTAAATCGAGGTGGTCGAGAACATGGAGGGCTATGAAAAATAGGATGGGCAGTTGTTCAATAAATGGCGAATCAGTAACCAGAGATGTCATGTGATTGGAAACAGGTGGGTGAACAGATTCAACAGGAGATTTTGTCTAAATCAGGGACAAAGGAGCAATAGCTAAAAGCTGTGAAACATTGAGCAGCTCTTTGACGTGAAACATTTATTCAGTTTCTCTTTCTGCAGAAACTGTTTGACctgatgagtgtttccagcattttatgccttggtttcagatttccagcatctgcagtttttttttaacaagggtcctgactcgaaatgtcacctgtccatgttctccagggatgctgcctgacctgctgagttactccaccacgtcAAATCCATTTGTAAAATGATAGAGCTCTGGAAGTACTAACTCTCTTACTCTGTTGTgaggtttgcatgctctccctgtgaccacgtgggttacaTGCTGTCCCTGGGACTGAGTGGGATTCCCCCGgtcttccagtttcctcccacatcgcaaagacgtccTGGTTAGTGGATTAAATGGCAACTGTGAATCGTTCCTGGTGTGGAAGTGAGGGGTAGAATCTCAGGGATTGTTGATGGGAATAGTGAATATGAttaattgccatagagggagtacagagaaggttcacctgactgattcctgggatgtcaggactttcatatgaagaaagactggatagactcggcttgtactcgctagaatttagaagattgaggggggatcttatagaaacttacaaaattcttaaggggttggacaggctagatgcagtaagattgttcccgatgttggggaagtccagaacaagtggtcacagtttaaggatatgggggaaatcttttcgaccaagatgagaaaaacatatttcacacggagagtggtgaatctctggaattctctgccacaggaggtagttgaggccagttcattggctatatttaagagggagttcgatgtggtccttgtggctaaaagtatcagggggtatggagagaaggcaggtacaggatactgagttggatgatcagccatgatcatattgaatggcggtgcaggctcgaagggccgaatggcctactcctgcacctattttctatgtttctatgttaatgtaaAAATGGATGAGTGAAAGTTGGCATGGATTTAGTCGGCCATAGGGACTGTTTCaaagctgtatgattctatgattaatAGGGGCTTAACCTACCCATAGTCTTCTTGTATTATGGACCCAGGAAATAGTTTGGTGGATCGTTCTTGCAGTCCCTTTCAAGCAAATACATCTTTAGTTAGGAAGGAGagcaaaactatacacaatgctccagagataatcacaaaatgctggaggaactcgggatGTCAGGCAGTaggccactccagcattttgtatccacctttggtttaaaccagcatctgcaattcgttTTTAATACATAATGCTCCAGTTGGGTCCCGCCAATGCCCTGAATGATACCTTATCGAATCCCACTCTGCTCACAACATTTTCATCAATTCACAACAtgtaaaaaaaatgaaatgaaaaaggTACACAGAATAGACACATACTTCATTTCCTTTCTATAACCAAAAtcgctggaaatatgaaattacGTCGCAGTACCATACACTAGAGCCATGACCAACTGCTTTTGATACTGTTGGCTTAACCAAGTCACACCAGATGGCGCAGGAGGATAATCTCAACCTGGTTTTACAGTGTGGTTCATTTGATAGCCAAGCCTAACAACACCAACCACATCAACACTGAGTCTACAAGGCTGGTCAGAGTCTGGGTACGCAGagatacagatgctggaattatgAGTCAAACAtaaacagctggagaaactcaacagatcaggcagcatctgtggaaagggcagACACATTTTAGGCCAagtcccttcagactgatggagtagaggggtgATAGCTGATAGAAGAAGGTGAGTGGAAGGGGTGGAGCAAGTTGGATGTAGGTAAGAAGGGGCTGATTGGTAAATGAGTCAGATGTGCAAGAGAAGGGTGAAGATAGTAACAAAGACAACTATCTCCATCCTTCTCCACCCCCATCTGATTCATGGAATGCACTTCACTTTCTATGATCACCttcatcattcattcactcactctatCAACACGCAGTGGGTATTCGCCCAGGCAACTCCAACAACTCTCCCCACCAAGCCTGCAACCTCTGTCACCAATAAGGACAAGGGCAGCAAGCACAGGGGGACACCATCACCTGCAGGTTCCGCTCCTAGTGTCACGTCATCCTTGATGCAGGAAGCTATATCCATTTCTTCATGGTGCTAAATAAACCTATTCTGTAATCCTTCCACCAGTTCTTTTAAATCTATTGATCTTTATCAAGGTAGCTTCTGCGGATTAGCAGAATCTGCGctggccacagtggcgcagcggtagagttgctgcgctacagagcttgcagcgccggagaccggggttgaatcctgactacgggtgctgtctgtacagagtttgtacgttctccccgtgaccgcttgggttttctccgagatcttcagtttcctcctacactccaaagacgcccaggtttataggttaattagcttggtgtatgtgcaaattgcccctagtgtgtgtatgatagtattaatgtgtggggatcgcaggttggtgtgggccgaagggcctgtttacactatgtatctctgaactaaactatactaatgcATCATACACATATCCCTGGCCTAAGGTGAGCATCATTTTTTCTGTTCTAGGGACTTCAACCCATATTCTGCTGACTCAGTGGTAAGAGCAAGATAACGACCCAATACATTTCCTTTGAGAAAGGTTGACAAAATTAAAGTTAGtcagtgtttagtttaatttagagatacagcatggaaacaggcccttcggctcaccaagtctgcaCAGACCGGTGATCCACGTACACAAGCatgatgc
This genomic stretch from Amblyraja radiata isolate CabotCenter1 chromosome 4, sAmbRad1.1.pri, whole genome shotgun sequence harbors:
- the znf516 gene encoding zinc finger protein 516 isoform X2, which translates into the protein MVKEREAHASAGASTLRCRGCGGAFEKQEQLDQHVQLFHQLYKCRLCDYSTLREDRFLSHIERVHITAEVPRGAGEEEERAERRVGRFTCDTCQATFTQAWCLKAHMKKHSGALEHGCPVCGRRFKEPWFLKNHMKVHSARNRSRSKIRRGDGEDLVTINNVVQEERMGVAFSQYEMCMKCGYLFPNGQSLIKHEELHSRADPHHPGEQAPDISTKDGFLQCLDLRPVLSLENFADRLSAKGLAEFDPVSSHLAWYLTQGGEVGDLTQDDATSETGDKVRGEGILAGAEKRKREGDAVGGSGCSKRRDGLMGEGCLLSRSRESCEPGPSKGRSTECPECGKVFRTYHQVVLHSRVHRRKRMQEPGPSSISEADSTSNSQPSSPSSISAPEDAAVPALAQAGAHHSGGIAEMLSEKDAAGKSDMENPHIFSPGTTTESSPLQCHRDNHHTSPQNGTKEDLPNPANVILPHVAGVFPSNRDAACCLDAKGFAEVSECYGSILEEGASLEQPKCELIGLTGDDIHSSSASGCQNTARDRTMSSYAGSPQFERSNGHMLRTERPSQCVRRGHITDSNQNGAYDDFPLDLTSALLTDNPCADNLAPKGRLPSSLPNAMIIHFCQFCSHTTLYPEVLLMHQRVNHKINLHIIPPEHLSGHGSKDKVHHVVGVSGVRRTGPPPMLNGKECSPVAFSRPARTHSPSVSQTVTLNSTPPCSETSGKSFDSPQSRPYTQSTGRTSGVPVHDPHRHQRARNSHELCGFTSGSKVRPNITLQQKQVGNFEKSFFSSPAFLGFGMPIGRVAESQDILKEAVGFLQFDDQCQAHPPKVPGGRGIKDQASPKGDQHTLYKTSALHQHECISKSVGTSKLGWLGSPARNGWTGVPWPHCSGPAKVSTLQHSVKRGSPLGAGDLSKHMDPFHMITPYRTRDLSALLHSWRGDTHHFVCPTDKGGRRPFQCRFCPYSASQKGNLKMHVQYVHRVPFDNSLYPDRRFRLSQGENSLYRSMEGQLDPSSLDHHLPGATILE